Proteins found in one Streptococcus anginosus subsp. whileyi MAS624 genomic segment:
- a CDS encoding CD1107 family mobile element protein gives MKKLLSNKKILASILALLVLVGLVATVYLNKSNIVYAMGGDNNHGQYKTKFIVNMIDNTSDQNISKAYYEDKLKFKINILKEFKLEGNLTSFDRYDEMFTEADFDTERTGHTRFTSKKEFNYYKATGVNIGSGIFLDFTENNQDYYVGSIEEHIRTYSDNKIYHILDTPVYKLNRDIVKTKIDYDGEIKEESKKEIINKVKEANPNINNLKEIKIEKDKLIIETWNRYHTGLPYITFNVDDLITRVASVDTQTDKTEKKDSSVQTDDKSKKDSATQTKAEVKVKYFFEDGKVYKEFTKTFDVGYVLDASELDMLPDNMKFLDDFATYKVKGKDDEIIRKVSYLKKDENTQTEKDIKDSATQTEEKKKKDVSVQTVLTGKDIEKLEKDLKAYEKEMDKLNKELKDKADISNDKKEEINKLNDKIKSLEEKLENRKNEKIKGISDKDISKLEDRIKGLESKIDTLKNTSSSTGNAPSKTVTSNSIPFTSGKGTQTGSEKQIASNSATKKGNTTSENTGKKEEKQEIRYPNKLTPKQPQNSQGNSGTTGSSTGTSTTTNTNKGVASSPSKARASVTENVDNANNKYPIHHNDGEDNKSTDMYSADARQFVTFTTKNGKTFHLIINHDEDSENVMLLTEVSEDDLLNMVEKKEAPKQEITKEESKKEEVKPVKKEEKSSMGTYIILLLSVGGALGAGYYFKVVKKKENEELEAFEEDDDSFFSEAEESENEIDEVETEDKEDDDELE, from the coding sequence ATGAAAAAATTGTTGAGTAACAAAAAGATTTTAGCAAGTATACTTGCTTTACTGGTGTTAGTAGGCTTAGTGGCAACAGTGTACCTAAACAAATCAAATATTGTATATGCTATGGGAGGCGATAATAATCATGGGCAGTATAAAACAAAATTTATTGTGAATATGATTGACAATACAAGCGATCAGAATATAAGTAAGGCATATTATGAGGATAAGCTGAAATTTAAGATAAATATTTTAAAGGAATTTAAACTTGAGGGTAATTTAACATCATTTGATAGATATGATGAAATGTTTACAGAAGCTGATTTTGATACCGAAAGAACGGGACATACAAGATTTACAAGCAAAAAAGAATTTAATTATTATAAAGCTACTGGTGTAAATATTGGCAGCGGCATATTCTTAGATTTTACAGAAAACAATCAAGACTACTATGTTGGTTCTATTGAGGAGCATATTAGAACATATAGCGATAATAAGATTTACCATATCTTAGATACACCTGTATATAAGCTGAATCGAGATATTGTAAAAACTAAGATTGATTATGATGGAGAAATAAAAGAAGAGTCCAAAAAAGAAATTATAAATAAAGTTAAGGAAGCCAATCCTAATATCAACAATCTTAAAGAAATAAAGATTGAGAAGGATAAGCTCATCATTGAAACTTGGAATAGATACCATACAGGTCTTCCATATATAACTTTTAATGTAGATGACTTAATTACAAGAGTGGCAAGTGTTGATACGCAAACTGATAAAACTGAAAAAAAGGATAGTTCAGTACAAACAGATGATAAAAGTAAAAAAGATTCAGCAACACAAACTAAAGCAGAAGTTAAGGTAAAATACTTTTTCGAAGATGGAAAGGTATATAAAGAATTTACTAAAACTTTTGATGTAGGCTATGTTCTTGATGCTTCAGAACTTGATATGTTACCTGATAATATGAAATTTCTTGATGATTTTGCCACATATAAGGTAAAGGGAAAAGATGATGAAATTATAAGAAAGGTATCTTATCTAAAGAAAGATGAAAATACTCAAACCGAGAAAGATATAAAGGATAGTGCTACTCAAACTGAGGAAAAGAAGAAAAAAGATGTTTCTGTGCAAACTGTTTTAACAGGAAAAGACATTGAAAAGTTAGAAAAAGACCTAAAAGCCTATGAAAAAGAAATGGATAAACTAAACAAGGAGCTAAAAGATAAAGCAGACATTTCTAATGATAAGAAAGAAGAAATCAATAAGCTTAATGATAAAATTAAATCCTTAGAAGAAAAGCTTGAAAATAGAAAAAATGAAAAGATAAAAGGTATATCAGATAAGGATATTTCAAAGCTTGAAGATAGAATTAAAGGCTTAGAAAGTAAAATTGATACTCTAAAAAATACATCATCAAGCACAGGAAACGCTCCATCAAAGACAGTTACATCTAATTCAATTCCTTTTACAAGCGGAAAAGGAACACAAACAGGTAGCGAAAAACAAATTGCTTCAAATTCTGCGACAAAAAAGGGAAACACTACATCTGAAAACACTGGTAAAAAAGAAGAAAAGCAAGAAATTCGCTATCCGAATAAGCTAACACCTAAACAGCCACAAAACAGTCAAGGAAACAGTGGAACAACTGGAAGTAGCACAGGAACAAGTACAACGACAAATACCAATAAAGGCGTTGCATCAAGTCCCTCTAAGGCAAGGGCATCCGTTACAGAGAATGTAGATAATGCAAACAATAAGTATCCTATTCATCATAATGATGGAGAAGATAATAAGTCTACGGATATGTATTCAGCAGACGCAAGACAGTTTGTAACTTTTACAACTAAAAATGGAAAGACTTTTCATCTAATCATTAACCATGATGAAGATAGCGAGAATGTAATGCTTTTAACAGAAGTTTCAGAAGATGATTTGTTAAATATGGTTGAAAAGAAAGAAGCTCCAAAACAGGAAATTACAAAAGAAGAGTCAAAGAAAGAAGAAGTAAAGCCAGTTAAGAAAGAAGAAAAAAGTAGTATGGGAACTTACATTATCTTACTTCTTTCAGTAGGTGGAGCATTAGGAGCAGGCTATTATTTTAAGGTAGTTAAGAAAAAGGAAAATGAAGAGCTTGAAGCATTTGAAGAAGATGACGATAGTTTCTTTTCAGAAGCTGAGGAAAGTGAAAATGAAATAGATGAAGTTGAAACGGAAGATAAAGAAGATGATGATGAGTTAGAGTAA
- a CDS encoding DNA cytosine methyltransferase, producing the protein MDIYKMLAEDIETGEKKYTNAAAITKIYEQKVGSKSPIHRYHVLRKDEPSTTIIAHLYKDGNRFIHYDSSQARSITPREAARLQSFDDDFNFIGSQGSVYQMIGNAVPPKLALAIGKAVKEFLDNL; encoded by the coding sequence ATGGATATTTACAAAATGTTGGCTGAAGATATTGAGACTGGTGAAAAGAAATATACCAACGCTGCGGCTATTACTAAAATATATGAACAAAAAGTTGGATCTAAGTCACCGATACATAGATACCATGTTTTGAGAAAGGATGAGCCTAGCACGACAATCATTGCTCATTTATATAAGGATGGTAATAGATTTATCCACTACGATTCATCCCAAGCTAGAAGTATTACACCACGTGAAGCAGCACGACTTCAATCATTTGACGATGATTTTAACTTTATTGGGTCGCAAGGAAGTGTATATCAAATGATTGGTAATGCTGTACCACCCAAATTAGCTTTAGCAATAGGTAAAGCTGTAAAAGAGTTTTTAGATAATCTATAG
- a CDS encoding DNA topoisomerase 3, with protein sequence MKLVIAEKPSVALSISKVIGATNKKDGYYEGKGYKVSWCVGHLIQMANPDSYDEKYAKWNMADLPIIPKEYKYVVSKATKKQFNTLKKLMNDKDVDTVVNACDAGREGEAIFRLVYNEAHCKKNMKRLWISSMEDSAIKDGFDNLKEGKFYDNLFESAQARAIADWLVGMNISRFYSCLYKQNYSVGRVQTPTLAMIVKRDEEITNFKKEKYFTVELSLNDFTLSTDIIDDEITAEQLLNLVGDKIEITDVIQKEKITKPDLPFDLTTLQRECNKYFGYSAKQTLDYAQSLYEKKFITYPRTDSRCLTEDMITSTINNILGKNDFDTERIKVVFNSKKVTDHHAIIPTTSSMNEDFNSLPESELKVYRLILNKFHASVGYPLVENTTKIVAEFDSFEFTSSGKVIKDDGFTKYLKEYKSKKNEDTVLPDVNIGDVLSVENKEIKEKYTTPPKHFTEDTLLKAMEVAGNDALEKGIEVERKGLGTPATRASIIENLIYKGFVERDKKNLIATHKGISLVTIVADTFKSAKTTANWEMQLSDIASGKEDKEKFLNSIEEEIKNTISTYKK encoded by the coding sequence ATGAAACTTGTAATTGCAGAAAAACCAAGTGTTGCCCTATCCATATCAAAAGTAATAGGAGCAACAAATAAGAAAGACGGATACTATGAGGGAAAAGGCTATAAGGTAAGTTGGTGTGTAGGACACTTAATTCAGATGGCAAATCCTGATAGTTATGATGAAAAATACGCTAAATGGAATATGGCGGATTTACCGATTATTCCAAAAGAATATAAGTATGTTGTATCAAAAGCTACTAAAAAGCAGTTTAATACTCTTAAAAAACTGATGAATGATAAAGATGTTGATACTGTAGTAAATGCTTGTGATGCAGGTCGTGAGGGCGAAGCAATATTTAGACTTGTATATAACGAGGCTCATTGTAAAAAGAATATGAAACGACTTTGGATTTCATCAATGGAAGATAGTGCCATAAAAGATGGTTTTGATAATCTAAAAGAGGGAAAGTTCTACGATAATCTCTTTGAGTCTGCACAGGCAAGAGCGATTGCAGATTGGCTTGTTGGAATGAATATCAGTAGATTTTATTCGTGCCTATATAAGCAAAATTACAGTGTAGGAAGAGTGCAGACACCTACCCTTGCAATGATTGTAAAAAGAGATGAGGAAATAACCAATTTCAAAAAAGAAAAATATTTTACAGTAGAGCTAAGTCTTAATGACTTTACACTTTCAACAGATATAATTGATGATGAAATAACAGCAGAGCAGCTCTTAAACTTAGTAGGCGATAAGATAGAAATTACCGATGTTATTCAAAAAGAAAAGATAACAAAACCTGATTTGCCATTTGACCTTACAACGCTCCAAAGAGAGTGCAACAAATATTTTGGATATAGTGCTAAGCAAACACTGGATTATGCACAGAGCCTATATGAAAAGAAGTTTATCACTTATCCAAGAACGGATAGTCGTTGTCTTACAGAAGATATGATTACAAGCACGATCAATAATATTTTAGGAAAGAATGATTTTGACACAGAGCGTATAAAGGTAGTATTTAATTCAAAGAAAGTGACAGATCATCATGCAATCATTCCAACAACAAGCAGTATGAATGAAGACTTTAATTCACTTCCTGAAAGTGAATTAAAGGTATATCGACTTATCTTAAATAAGTTTCACGCAAGTGTGGGCTATCCTTTAGTGGAAAACACAACGAAGATTGTCGCTGAATTTGATAGCTTTGAATTTACAAGTAGTGGTAAGGTAATTAAAGATGATGGATTTACAAAATATCTTAAAGAATACAAGTCTAAGAAAAATGAAGATACAGTACTTCCTGATGTGAACATAGGCGATGTATTAAGCGTTGAAAATAAAGAAATAAAAGAAAAATACACAACACCACCGAAACATTTTACGGAAGATACACTTTTAAAGGCTATGGAAGTAGCGGGTAATGACGCCTTAGAAAAAGGCATTGAGGTAGAAAGAAAAGGACTTGGTACACCGGCAACAAGGGCTAGTATTATTGAAAACTTAATCTATAAAGGCTTTGTAGAAAGAGATAAGAAAAATTTAATCGCTACGCATAAAGGAATTAGTCTTGTAACGATTGTAGCTGACACCTTTAAATCAGCTAAAACAACAGCTAATTGGGAAATGCAGCTTTCTGATATTGCAAGTGGTAAAGAAGATAAGGAAAAGTTTTTAAACAGCATTGAAGAAGAAATTAAAAATACGATAAGCACATACAAAAAATAG
- a CDS encoding DNA cytosine methyltransferase, producing the protein MQKYKFIDLFAGCGGLEDGFMQTGDYECISSVEWLKPQVDTLRHRLKNKYNILDADESVLHFDIQREDELFNGWSNDENFGSSLGLDYYVKKSNGVDLIIGGPPCQAYSIAGRVRDENGMRNDYRNYLFEHYLSVVKRYKPKVFVFENVPGILSAKPNDKKIIEIIEEEFKKSGYVISNKILKYGVVDASKYGVPQRRKRVILLGVRKDLDSLNSIYDKIDDFYNVILPKYQQKEVTVGEAIDDLPKISPIWDEKKEQIKKHILIKKG; encoded by the coding sequence ATGCAAAAATATAAATTTATAGACTTATTCGCTGGTTGTGGTGGACTGGAAGATGGATTTATGCAAACTGGTGATTATGAGTGCATATCGTCAGTTGAATGGCTGAAGCCACAAGTAGATACGCTAAGGCATAGATTAAAAAATAAATATAATATATTAGATGCGGATGAATCTGTACTACACTTTGATATACAGAGAGAAGATGAACTATTTAATGGTTGGAGTAATGATGAGAACTTTGGTTCCTCTTTGGGGCTAGATTATTATGTTAAAAAATCAAATGGTGTAGACTTAATTATAGGTGGGCCACCTTGTCAAGCTTATTCAATTGCAGGTAGAGTTAGGGACGAAAATGGAATGCGAAACGATTATAGAAATTATCTTTTCGAACATTATCTATCTGTTGTAAAAAGATATAAACCCAAAGTATTTGTATTTGAAAATGTACCTGGAATATTAAGTGCAAAGCCAAATGACAAAAAGATAATTGAAATAATTGAAGAAGAGTTTAAAAAAAGTGGATATGTAATCAGCAATAAGATACTGAAGTATGGGGTTGTTGATGCTTCTAAATATGGAGTACCTCAAAGGCGAAAAAGGGTGATTTTACTTGGCGTTAGAAAGGATTTGGATTCTTTAAACTCTATATATGATAAGATTGATGATTTTTATAATGTAATTCTACCTAAATATCAACAGAAAGAGGTGACGGTGGGAGAAGCAATAGATGATCTGCCTAAAATCAGTCCTATCTGGGATGAAAAAAAAGAACAAATAAAAAAGCATATACTTATCAAGAAGGGATAA
- a CDS encoding helix-turn-helix domain-containing protein, with protein sequence MSKLSYKKLFKKLIDIEMKNTELMEKAKVSKSTFYKIKNGENVTTDVLLRICDVLECDISEIVECVSIEDGGKTGV encoded by the coding sequence ATGTCGAAACTAAGCTATAAAAAATTATTTAAGAAATTAATAGATATAGAAATGAAGAATACTGAGCTTATGGAAAAAGCAAAAGTAAGTAAAAGTACATTCTACAAAATAAAAAATGGCGAAAATGTTACTACTGATGTATTGCTAAGGATATGTGATGTATTGGAATGCGATATTTCGGAAATTGTAGAGTGTGTAAGTATTGAAGATGGAGGAAAAACGGGTGTCTAA
- a CDS encoding AAA family ATPase, with protein sequence MFHYLYTNDMRVSNLEEKATSFAKMFLTDSVPSASEDKSTNNNANTIGFYLNLINKGNSAKLAAKGDVRSVVLNFIKTFQFPNPRTKESFENAVSDGIKLAPMREIIKILFIYYQMNSGEVYLTKDEIVNFIFYNENIALQIDADRIQLIKQIEEYRTTKNLPSNIAPTSERIWKHQDRQINELLSVIEWSKFIEVKSDKVFFIVPTKDDSKYKSELLDIIMFDEFWDFNDQDNISDLKSSYFEYCDEQISVENIEFENYNDIQCNKLNRNIQNIYFGAPGTGKSYGVDKLIRNCYPDIENKDNPFVFKTTVYSDYSYYNFIGNIMPTSKNGEIGYDFKAGIFSQALATAFEYSDKEIFLIVEEMSRGNIASIFGDIFQLLDRDKNGLSEYSINNDLIIQHFDEKGINIGKKIFLPRNFHIIGTVNTSDQNVNVIDTAFKRRFEFVYVDVSPVSKDGTIMNEYVFTLANKEFEWNKLYMSLNKLITTKLELSEDKQIGQFFIKFNNYSNDEQKFAAIQNKLLHYLWDDVQGAVISDEYKIFNKDYKTFSSLYKDFGEKLNVFSEELIDLYDKQ encoded by the coding sequence ATGTTCCATTATTTATATACAAATGATATGAGGGTATCTAATTTAGAAGAAAAAGCTACATCATTTGCAAAAATGTTCTTAACAGATTCAGTTCCATCAGCTAGTGAAGATAAATCTACAAATAATAATGCTAATACAATTGGATTTTATTTAAACCTTATCAATAAAGGTAACAGTGCAAAACTAGCAGCTAAGGGTGATGTTAGAAGTGTTGTGCTTAATTTTATTAAAACATTTCAATTTCCAAATCCAAGGACAAAAGAAAGTTTTGAAAACGCAGTTAGTGATGGCATTAAATTAGCTCCGATGCGTGAAATTATTAAAATACTTTTTATTTACTATCAAATGAACTCTGGAGAAGTTTATTTAACAAAAGATGAAATAGTAAACTTTATTTTTTACAATGAAAATATAGCTTTGCAAATTGATGCCGATAGGATTCAACTGATAAAACAAATTGAGGAATATAGGACGACTAAAAATTTGCCTTCAAATATTGCTCCAACTAGTGAAAGAATTTGGAAGCATCAGGATAGGCAAATTAATGAATTATTGAGCGTTATTGAATGGTCAAAATTTATTGAGGTTAAGTCTGACAAGGTGTTTTTTATAGTACCTACAAAAGATGATAGTAAGTATAAGTCTGAACTATTGGATATTATCATGTTTGATGAGTTTTGGGATTTCAATGATCAAGACAATATTTCAGATTTAAAATCTAGTTATTTTGAATATTGTGATGAACAGATAAGCGTCGAAAATATTGAATTTGAGAATTACAATGATATTCAATGTAACAAGTTAAACAGAAATATTCAAAATATATACTTTGGAGCACCTGGAACAGGAAAAAGTTATGGAGTGGATAAGTTAATAAGAAATTGCTATCCGGACATTGAGAATAAAGATAATCCATTTGTTTTTAAAACAACCGTTTATTCGGATTATTCATATTACAATTTTATAGGAAATATTATGCCGACATCAAAAAACGGTGAAATTGGATATGACTTTAAGGCGGGAATTTTTTCTCAAGCACTCGCAACGGCATTTGAATATAGTGACAAGGAAATCTTTTTAATTGTTGAAGAAATGTCAAGAGGAAATATTGCAAGTATATTCGGTGATATTTTTCAATTATTAGATAGGGATAAGAACGGACTTAGCGAATACTCAATTAATAATGATTTAATAATTCAACATTTTGATGAAAAAGGCATTAATATCGGTAAAAAAATATTCTTACCAAGGAATTTTCATATAATAGGAACAGTTAATACAAGTGACCAAAATGTAAACGTAATAGATACAGCATTTAAAAGAAGATTTGAATTTGTATATGTTGATGTAAGTCCTGTTTCTAAAGATGGAACAATCATGAACGAATATGTGTTTACTCTAGCAAATAAGGAATTTGAATGGAATAAATTGTACATGTCATTAAATAAGCTTATAACTACAAAATTAGAACTTAGTGAAGATAAACAAATTGGACAGTTCTTCATTAAATTTAATAATTATAGTAATGATGAACAAAAATTTGCTGCAATACAAAATAAACTATTGCATTACCTATGGGATGATGTACAAGGTGCA
- a CDS encoding DNA cytosine methyltransferase yields the protein METIKIIELFGGIGAIKKALMRQKIPHQVIDYVEIDKNCVKSYNALYHTDFKPKSILDFHPPDERIDLLMHGSPCQDFSRSGLKKGGTKGSGTRSSLLFETIRIIEEMKIRPKIVLWENVKGVLDKNMRASFFHYLKEMERLGYENKYEILNAMDFGIPQKRERIFVVSILGENYFNFSSLEKIEAKDISKFLEEDVSILYEVKQESMLRHIRGDPKNNHFKGRLKVIDKFAYTISTKQVRIPNSGIIDLSNGKYRYLTERECFRLMGFDDEDFNKLKAIYPGRKGKLSSILYKQAGNSIVVNVLEAILKEILKN from the coding sequence ATTGAAACAATAAAAATTATAGAACTATTTGGTGGTATAGGTGCTATTAAAAAAGCTTTAATGAGGCAAAAAATACCTCACCAAGTAATTGATTATGTAGAGATAGATAAAAACTGTGTTAAAAGCTACAATGCTTTATACCATACTGATTTTAAGCCGAAAAGCATTTTGGATTTTCATCCGCCTGATGAAAGAATAGATTTACTAATGCATGGTAGTCCATGTCAAGATTTTAGTCGAAGTGGCTTAAAGAAAGGTGGCACAAAAGGTAGCGGTACAAGAAGTAGTCTTCTTTTTGAAACAATACGAATTATAGAAGAAATGAAAATACGACCAAAGATAGTGCTTTGGGAAAATGTAAAGGGAGTTCTCGACAAGAATATGAGAGCTTCCTTTTTTCATTACCTAAAAGAAATGGAGAGACTTGGATATGAGAACAAATATGAAATTCTAAATGCTATGGACTTTGGAATACCACAGAAAAGAGAGCGTATCTTTGTTGTAAGTATTTTAGGTGAAAACTACTTTAATTTTTCTTCTTTAGAAAAGATAGAGGCAAAGGATATATCTAAGTTTTTAGAAGAAGATGTCTCTATTCTTTATGAAGTAAAGCAAGAGTCAATGCTTAGACATATAAGAGGAGATCCTAAAAATAATCATTTCAAGGGCAGATTAAAAGTTATTGATAAGTTTGCCTACACAATTTCCACCAAGCAAGTGCGTATTCCTAATTCAGGAATTATTGATTTAAGTAATGGCAAATATAGATATTTAACTGAGCGAGAATGCTTTAGACTTATGGGTTTTGATGATGAAGACTTTAATAAACTCAAAGCTATATATCCAGGAAGAAAAGGTAAATTATCGTCAATACTTTATAAACAAGCTGGAAATAGCATTGTCGTAAATGTGTTAGAAGCAATATTAAAAGAAATTTTGAAGAACTAG
- a CDS encoding DNA cytosine methyltransferase: MSKFTVIDLFSGAGGLSKGFLDAGFDVILGIDFDDSALKTFENNHGKAKALKLDLFNLDNINYIISEFGREHNTLDVLVGGPPCQGFSLAGKREEDDKRNMLYKAMVKLAERMKPRAVVLENVPGMLTLYDGAGKKRIFNDFEKLGYKMSVKVLYAPEYGVPQIRKRAFFVGLLNSKEGFTFPEPILSSENFVTCEDAIGDLPSLEGIYGDEIQEYECSPQTKYQAEMRKNSTKLYNNIGTIHSSKTVKMISLVPEGKNYKALPEEYRNMYKYNEALTRYHSKKPSLTINTGHRSHFHYKYNRIPTVRESARLQSFPDDFIFYGNKSEQYKQVGNAVPPKLGYAIAKKLKDYL; encoded by the coding sequence GTGTCTAAGTTTACAGTTATAGATTTATTTTCAGGAGCTGGTGGGCTATCCAAAGGATTTTTAGACGCTGGTTTTGATGTTATTTTAGGAATTGATTTTGATGATAGTGCATTGAAAACTTTTGAAAATAATCATGGCAAAGCTAAAGCATTAAAATTGGATTTATTTAATCTTGATAATATTAATTACATAATTTCAGAGTTTGGTAGAGAACATAATACACTTGATGTATTAGTTGGTGGGCCGCCTTGTCAAGGCTTTTCTTTAGCTGGTAAAAGAGAAGAAGATGATAAAAGAAATATGTTATATAAAGCGATGGTTAAATTGGCGGAAAGAATGAAGCCAAGAGCTGTTGTATTAGAAAATGTTCCTGGAATGCTAACACTTTATGATGGTGCTGGCAAAAAAAGAATATTTAATGATTTTGAAAAGCTTGGTTATAAAATGTCAGTGAAAGTTTTATATGCACCTGAATATGGTGTTCCACAAATACGTAAAAGAGCTTTTTTTGTAGGGCTATTGAATTCTAAGGAAGGGTTTACATTTCCAGAGCCTATTCTTTCATCAGAAAATTTTGTTACTTGTGAAGATGCAATAGGAGACTTACCATCTTTAGAAGGTATTTATGGCGATGAGATACAGGAATATGAATGTAGTCCACAAACAAAATATCAAGCTGAAATGAGAAAAAATTCAACTAAATTATATAACAATATAGGAACAATTCATTCGTCAAAAACAGTGAAGATGATTTCTCTTGTGCCAGAAGGGAAAAATTATAAAGCTTTACCAGAAGAATATAGGAATATGTATAAATATAATGAAGCATTAACACGATATCATAGCAAGAAACCTTCATTAACTATAAATACTGGGCATAGATCACATTTTCACTACAAATATAATAGAATACCGACGGTAAGAGAGAGTGCGAGGTTACAGTCTTTCCCAGACGATTTTATTTTTTATGGGAATAAATCCGAACAATATAAGCAAGTTGGGAATGCAGTACCACCTAAATTGGGGTATGCTATTGCAAAAAAACTCAAGGATTATTTATAG